From the genome of Nakamurella flavida, one region includes:
- a CDS encoding carbohydrate ABC transporter permease, with amino-acid sequence MRITRGEALLNYGVLTLFSLMAVVPLIGVVLTSLTPSGQAGGGLRVPDRLAFENFSEAWDIGRFGSYLLSSVIVTVSVVVLTTVLATFAAFAFARMRFPLSNTIFYLMLVGLMLPAEAFVIPLYYNLRSVGLTDSYWALILPQTAQSLAFAVFWLRNQFRQFPDGIVEAARIDGAGDIRVLWRIIVPPSRPAIITMCLLISMWTWNEFLIPLIMVTRESLRTAPLGLAFFQGQHATDFALLSAAGIIVAAPIVLLYVVAQRHFISGMIGGSVKG; translated from the coding sequence ATGAGGATCACCCGCGGTGAGGCGTTGCTGAACTACGGGGTGCTCACGCTCTTCTCGCTGATGGCCGTCGTCCCGCTGATCGGCGTGGTGCTCACCAGTCTGACCCCGTCCGGGCAGGCCGGCGGCGGGCTGCGCGTGCCGGACCGGTTGGCCTTCGAGAACTTCTCCGAGGCCTGGGACATCGGCCGATTCGGCAGCTATCTGCTGTCCAGCGTCATCGTCACGGTGTCGGTGGTGGTGTTGACGACGGTGCTGGCCACGTTCGCGGCGTTCGCGTTCGCGCGCATGCGGTTCCCGCTGTCCAACACGATCTTCTATCTGATGCTGGTCGGGCTGATGCTGCCGGCCGAGGCGTTCGTCATCCCGCTGTACTACAACCTGCGGTCGGTGGGCCTGACCGATTCCTACTGGGCGCTGATCCTGCCGCAGACCGCACAGTCGTTGGCGTTCGCGGTGTTCTGGCTGCGCAACCAGTTCCGTCAGTTCCCCGACGGCATCGTCGAGGCGGCCCGCATCGACGGGGCCGGCGACATCCGGGTGCTGTGGCGCATCATCGTGCCGCCGTCCCGCCCGGCGATCATCACCATGTGCCTGCTGATCTCGATGTGGACGTGGAACGAGTTCCTCATCCCGCTGATCATGGTCACCCGGGAGTCGCTGCGGACCGCACCGCTGGGGTTGGCGTTCTTCCAGGGCCAGCACGCCACGGACTTCGCGCTGCTGTCCGCGGCCGGCATCATCGTGGCCGCGCCGATCGTGCTGCTGTACGTGGTCGCCCAGCGCCACTTCATCTCCGGGATGATCGGCGGCAGTGTCAAGGGGTGA
- a CDS encoding VOC family protein, with protein MTNTAAPVSRPAGSAAVTDLGWRYVGHRARSTVRVRSLAEAARVAQVAAQAVPTLEKHLAIDLRVDQVVLTALDPDTGVLTEADLIVVRTVTAALIDAGFLPVPGDGRGVQVVELAIDAMDIPAVRPFWQAALGYVEDPSDPGPDGSLLDPTGQGPSVWFQQMDSPREQRNRLHLDVDVPHDQVQDRLAATLAAGGTLLSDAHARAFWVLADAEGNEVCLCTWQDRERPG; from the coding sequence ATGACGAACACCGCCGCTCCCGTGTCCCGTCCCGCCGGCTCCGCCGCCGTCACCGACCTGGGCTGGCGGTACGTCGGCCACCGCGCCCGGTCCACGGTCCGGGTGCGGTCGCTGGCCGAGGCCGCCCGGGTGGCGCAGGTGGCCGCACAGGCCGTGCCGACCCTGGAGAAGCACCTGGCGATCGACCTGCGGGTCGATCAGGTGGTGCTGACCGCACTGGACCCGGACACCGGTGTGCTCACCGAGGCCGACCTGATCGTCGTCCGGACGGTCACCGCGGCCCTCATCGACGCCGGCTTCCTGCCCGTCCCGGGGGACGGGCGGGGTGTGCAGGTGGTCGAGCTGGCGATCGACGCGATGGACATCCCCGCCGTCCGGCCGTTCTGGCAGGCGGCCCTGGGGTACGTCGAGGATCCGTCCGACCCCGGGCCGGACGGCAGCCTGCTCGACCCGACCGGTCAGGGGCCGTCGGTGTGGTTCCAGCAGATGGACTCACCGCGGGAGCAGCGCAACCGCCTCCACCTGGACGTCGACGTCCCGCACGACCAGGTGCAGGACCGACTGGCCGCCACCCTGGCCGCGGGCGGCACGCTGCTGTCCGACGCGCACGCCCGCGCGTTCTGGGTGCTCGCCGACGCCGAGGGCAACGAGGTGTGCCTGTGCACCTGGCAGGACCGCGAGCGCCCGGGCTGA
- a CDS encoding beta-glucosidase family protein encodes MTSADRSPAAETASTADIAELISRLDLPARVRLLTGGTTFTLAPEPVIGLGELRMSDGPTGVRGLKFAGGRQVALFPNATLLASAWSEDTAAEVGAMLAEEALAQEIHVVLGPTINLHRTALGGRLFEAYSEDPLLTGKLAAAYVRGMQGLGVAACLKHLVANESETDRNTVNSVVDEATLRELYLLPFEIAQADADAWSMMAAYNDINGVAATEQNHIVNEVVKGEWGYSGVIMSDWFATKTAAQAANGGLDLVMPGPDGPWGEALVAAVRDGRVAESVVDDHLTRVLRLAGRVGALGELRSYPADLPTPGSATRREQMTRLAAGGMTVLINRDEALPLSSLATVALIGRHAVETITMGGGSATVNPPYQVSAAQGLRELMGGSVTVTDGVEVRTRAVPARGGFLTDPVTGAPGVRFTLRDADGAVIEERLEAGATTLVGIDDEFDQVVITLDVEAVITGDGPIELGAIGVGSWTLQAGDQDISFTLRATGSIGEEMLAPPVQVETATVTAGSTLRGTVRLPRQTAITTDVQDGEDILVGGAVLGVVARPAPRPAADVIADAVAAARDAEVAVVVVGLTEEQETESVDKSTLALPGEQDAMVSAVAAAASRTVVVVNAATPILMPWLDEVDAVLWVGLPGQEAGHAIAAALLGVIEPAGRLVTTFPAADGASPAWAVEPVDGDLVYTEGTFIGYRGHWAQLAAPPAFWLGHGLGYGSWEYGEAALVPGQDTAVRVPVTNTSARPSREVVQLYFAPAETDQPVRLVGWQAVDVEPGAAADVTVTADARLWRRWDTENSGWTALSGTGELLVARGLGDVRARVTLQG; translated from the coding sequence TTGACCTCTGCCGATCGCAGCCCCGCCGCCGAGACCGCCAGCACCGCTGACATCGCCGAGCTGATCTCCCGGCTGGACCTGCCGGCCAGGGTGCGGCTGCTGACCGGCGGCACCACGTTCACGCTGGCCCCGGAGCCGGTCATCGGGCTGGGCGAACTGCGGATGTCCGACGGCCCCACCGGGGTGCGCGGTCTCAAGTTCGCCGGCGGCCGCCAGGTCGCGCTGTTCCCCAACGCCACCCTGCTCGCCTCGGCCTGGAGCGAGGACACCGCCGCGGAGGTGGGCGCCATGCTCGCCGAGGAGGCCCTGGCCCAGGAGATCCACGTCGTGCTCGGGCCCACCATCAACCTGCACCGCACCGCGCTGGGCGGACGGCTCTTCGAGGCGTACTCCGAGGACCCGCTGCTCACCGGGAAGCTGGCCGCCGCCTACGTGCGCGGGATGCAGGGTCTCGGCGTCGCCGCCTGCCTGAAGCACCTGGTGGCCAACGAGTCCGAGACCGATCGCAACACCGTCAACAGCGTCGTCGACGAGGCCACCCTGCGTGAGCTGTACCTGCTGCCCTTCGAGATCGCCCAGGCCGACGCCGACGCGTGGTCGATGATGGCCGCCTACAACGACATCAACGGCGTCGCCGCCACCGAGCAGAACCACATCGTCAACGAGGTGGTCAAGGGCGAGTGGGGCTATTCCGGCGTGATCATGTCCGATTGGTTCGCCACCAAGACCGCGGCCCAGGCGGCCAACGGTGGACTGGACCTCGTCATGCCCGGCCCCGACGGGCCCTGGGGTGAGGCCCTCGTCGCCGCCGTCCGGGACGGCCGGGTGGCCGAGTCGGTCGTCGACGACCACCTCACCCGGGTGCTCCGACTGGCCGGACGGGTCGGCGCGCTGGGCGAACTGCGCAGCTACCCGGCCGATCTGCCCACCCCCGGCAGTGCCACCCGACGCGAGCAGATGACCCGGCTCGCCGCCGGCGGGATGACCGTGCTGATCAACCGCGACGAGGCCCTGCCGCTGTCGTCCCTGGCCACCGTGGCCCTGATCGGCCGGCACGCCGTCGAGACCATCACCATGGGCGGGGGCTCGGCCACGGTCAATCCGCCGTACCAGGTCAGCGCGGCCCAGGGGCTGCGGGAACTGATGGGCGGCAGCGTGACCGTGACCGACGGCGTCGAGGTGCGCACCCGTGCCGTCCCCGCCCGCGGTGGGTTCCTCACCGACCCGGTCACCGGTGCGCCCGGCGTGCGCTTCACCCTGCGCGACGCCGACGGCGCCGTCATCGAGGAGCGCCTGGAGGCCGGCGCGACCACCCTCGTCGGCATTGACGACGAGTTCGACCAGGTGGTCATCACCCTCGACGTCGAGGCCGTCATCACCGGCGACGGACCGATCGAACTGGGCGCCATCGGCGTGGGCAGTTGGACGCTCCAGGCCGGCGACCAGGACATCAGCTTCACCCTGCGGGCCACCGGCAGCATCGGCGAGGAGATGCTCGCTCCCCCGGTCCAGGTCGAGACGGCCACCGTCACCGCGGGTTCCACGCTGCGCGGCACCGTCCGGCTGCCCCGGCAGACCGCCATCACCACCGACGTGCAGGACGGCGAGGACATCCTCGTCGGCGGCGCTGTGCTTGGCGTCGTCGCCCGCCCCGCACCGCGCCCGGCCGCGGACGTCATCGCCGACGCCGTCGCCGCGGCCCGGGACGCCGAGGTCGCCGTGGTCGTCGTCGGGCTCACCGAGGAGCAGGAGACCGAGTCGGTCGACAAGTCCACGCTGGCCCTGCCGGGTGAGCAGGACGCGATGGTCAGCGCGGTCGCCGCCGCCGCGAGCCGGACCGTGGTCGTCGTCAACGCCGCCACCCCGATCCTGATGCCGTGGCTCGACGAGGTCGACGCCGTGCTCTGGGTGGGCCTGCCCGGCCAGGAGGCCGGGCACGCGATCGCCGCCGCCCTGCTCGGCGTCATCGAGCCCGCCGGTCGCCTGGTCACCACCTTCCCGGCCGCCGACGGCGCCTCCCCGGCCTGGGCGGTGGAGCCGGTGGACGGCGATCTCGTCTACACCGAGGGCACCTTCATCGGGTACCGCGGTCACTGGGCCCAGCTGGCTGCGCCGCCCGCGTTCTGGCTCGGGCACGGCCTGGGCTACGGAAGCTGGGAGTACGGCGAGGCCGCCCTGGTCCCGGGCCAGGACACCGCCGTCCGGGTGCCGGTCACCAACACCTCCGCCCGCCCCAGCCGCGAGGTGGTGCAGCTGTACTTCGCCCCCGCCGAGACCGACCAGCCCGTCCGACTGGTCGGGTGGCAGGCGGTCGACGTCGAACCGGGTGCCGCCGCCGATGTCACGGTGACTGCCGACGCCCGGCTGTGGCGTCGCTGGGACACCGAGAACTCCGGCTGGACAGCGTTGTCCGGCACCGGCGAGCTCCTCGTCGCCCGCGGTCTGGGCGACGTGCGAGCTCGGGTGACCCTGCAGGGCTGA
- a CDS encoding M3 family metallopeptidase, translated as MPSVDLSDTNPFAAPSTLPFALPPFAGIGEDDYAPAFDAGMAAHRAEVDAILADPEPASFENTVVALERAGQLLGRVSAVFFNLVSSTSTPGLQRIEAEYSPKLSAHSDAIRLDPALFARIDAVHAGRHDAGLDTEALALIERYHTDLVLAGAQLGESDRATLTDLNQRLSVLSTTFRQNLLRAMENAAVLVDDAVELDGASPAAVATAAAAAAERGDDGYLIPLILPTSQPLLAVLRNRDLRRRLFTASVGRASAGDEDNGPVLVEIARLRAVRAQLLGFPTHAEATLADQVAKTSAAVDDLLGRLVAPAVANANAEAAVLAEYAAQDGVELAPWDWAYYAERVRADRYQVDTAALRSYFELDRVLVDGVFHAAEQVYGITMTARPDLTGYHPDVRVWEARNADGSPIGLYLGDYYARTGKRGGAWMNSFVDQSDLMGTLPVVVNVLNINKPPAGDPTLLSLDEVRTLFHEFGHALHGLFSRVRYPRLSGTSVPRDVVEFPSQVNEMWISRPEILAHYARHVDTGEALPQEQVDKLEAAERWGQGFGTSEYLAATLLDQAWHRISPTDEITDVDAFEQQALERAGIALELVPPRYRSRYFQHVFSGGYSAGYYSYIWAEVLDADTVEWFGEGGLPRENGQRFRDRLLSVGGSVEMGAAFRAVTGRDPRIEPLLERRGLVATG; from the coding sequence GTGCCCTCTGTCGACCTGTCCGACACGAACCCCTTCGCCGCGCCGTCCACCCTGCCCTTCGCGCTGCCGCCGTTCGCCGGCATCGGCGAGGACGACTACGCGCCCGCCTTCGACGCCGGGATGGCCGCGCACCGCGCCGAGGTCGACGCGATCCTGGCCGACCCGGAGCCGGCCTCCTTCGAGAACACCGTGGTCGCACTGGAACGGGCCGGACAGCTGCTGGGTCGGGTCAGCGCCGTCTTCTTCAACCTCGTGTCGAGCACCTCGACCCCCGGCCTGCAGCGCATCGAGGCGGAGTACTCCCCGAAGCTCTCGGCGCATTCCGACGCCATCCGCCTGGACCCGGCGCTGTTCGCCCGGATCGACGCCGTGCACGCCGGCCGGCACGACGCCGGGCTGGACACCGAGGCGCTGGCCCTGATCGAGCGGTACCACACCGATCTCGTGCTGGCCGGGGCGCAGCTGGGCGAGAGCGACCGGGCCACGCTCACCGATCTGAACCAGCGGTTGTCCGTTCTGTCCACGACGTTCCGACAGAACCTGTTGCGCGCTATGGAGAACGCGGCGGTACTCGTCGACGATGCGGTGGAGCTCGACGGCGCGAGCCCGGCGGCCGTCGCCACCGCGGCGGCCGCGGCCGCCGAGCGCGGCGACGACGGCTACCTGATCCCGCTGATCCTGCCGACGTCACAGCCCCTGCTGGCCGTGCTGCGCAACCGGGACCTGCGCCGGAGGCTGTTCACCGCCTCGGTCGGCCGGGCGTCGGCCGGCGACGAGGACAACGGCCCGGTGCTGGTCGAGATCGCCCGGCTGCGGGCGGTGCGCGCGCAGCTGCTGGGCTTCCCCACCCACGCCGAGGCCACCCTGGCCGACCAGGTCGCGAAGACCTCCGCGGCCGTGGACGACCTGCTGGGCCGCCTCGTCGCCCCCGCGGTGGCCAACGCGAACGCCGAGGCCGCGGTGCTCGCCGAGTACGCCGCGCAGGACGGTGTCGAGCTGGCCCCGTGGGACTGGGCGTACTACGCGGAACGGGTCCGGGCGGACCGCTACCAGGTCGACACCGCCGCCCTGCGTTCCTATTTCGAGCTCGACCGGGTCCTGGTCGACGGGGTGTTCCACGCCGCCGAGCAGGTCTACGGCATCACCATGACCGCGCGTCCCGATCTCACCGGCTACCACCCGGACGTCCGCGTCTGGGAGGCCCGCAACGCCGACGGTTCGCCGATCGGGCTCTACCTCGGCGATTACTACGCCCGCACCGGCAAGCGCGGCGGCGCGTGGATGAACAGCTTCGTCGACCAGTCCGACCTGATGGGCACTCTGCCGGTGGTGGTCAACGTGCTGAACATCAACAAGCCCCCGGCCGGTGACCCGACCCTGCTCAGCCTGGACGAGGTGCGCACCCTTTTCCACGAGTTCGGCCACGCACTGCACGGGCTGTTCTCCCGGGTCCGGTACCCGCGGCTGTCCGGCACCTCCGTCCCGCGGGACGTGGTCGAGTTCCCCAGCCAGGTCAACGAGATGTGGATCAGCCGGCCGGAGATCCTCGCGCACTACGCCCGCCACGTGGACACCGGTGAGGCGCTGCCGCAGGAGCAGGTCGACAAGCTCGAGGCGGCCGAACGCTGGGGCCAGGGCTTCGGCACCTCCGAGTACCTCGCCGCGACCCTGCTGGACCAGGCCTGGCACCGCATCTCGCCCACCGACGAGATCACCGACGTGGACGCCTTCGAGCAGCAGGCCCTGGAGCGCGCCGGCATCGCGCTGGAGCTGGTGCCGCCCCGGTACCGCAGCCGCTACTTCCAGCACGTGTTCAGCGGCGGGTACTCCGCGGGCTACTACTCCTACATCTGGGCCGAGGTGCTCGACGCGGACACCGTCGAATGGTTCGGCGAGGGCGGCCTGCCCCGGGAGAACGGCCAGCGCTTCCGCGACCGGCTGCTGTCCGTCGGCGGCAGCGTCGAGATGGGCGCCGCCTTCCGCGCGGTGACCGGCCGCGACCCCCGTATCGAGCCGCTGCTGGAACGGCGCGGGCTGGTCGCCACCGGCTGA
- a CDS encoding LacI family DNA-binding transcriptional regulator, which translates to MVSGEPVPRRVTSADIARECGVSRTTVSYVLNDTPHQKISDATRERVLSSATRLGYTPSAAARTLRAGRSDIVLCLLPDWPIGPEVARTLQYLSTALAGHGLTFLTHPRSAGEFLPAHLWRAIGPAAVLGLDRFTKQENVEMRSAGIGVVSVLMADDGPHQGELAQQGIGRLQAEHLLDAGHRSIGYAWPTDERLLGFAEPRLAGVRAGCATRGAAEPMTLELTGSDDGARVAVRAWRAAGVTAVCAYNDEVAFQLLTAARAENLHVPGDLAVIGVDDIPLARHAAPPLTSVATDQQAVAEYTAEAIARALDGGAAPRPPGPGVITVVVRESA; encoded by the coding sequence ATGGTCTCCGGCGAGCCCGTACCGCGCCGCGTCACCAGCGCGGACATCGCCCGGGAGTGCGGCGTGTCCCGCACCACGGTGAGCTACGTCCTCAACGACACCCCCCACCAGAAGATCTCCGACGCCACCCGCGAACGGGTGCTGTCCTCGGCCACGCGGCTGGGTTACACGCCGTCCGCCGCCGCCCGCACCCTGCGCGCCGGGCGGTCGGACATCGTGCTGTGCCTGCTCCCCGACTGGCCCATCGGGCCGGAGGTGGCCCGCACCCTGCAGTACCTGTCCACCGCGCTCGCCGGGCACGGCCTGACCTTCCTCACCCACCCCCGGTCGGCCGGGGAGTTCCTGCCCGCTCACCTGTGGCGGGCGATCGGGCCGGCCGCCGTCCTGGGCCTGGACCGGTTCACCAAGCAGGAGAACGTCGAGATGCGTTCCGCCGGAATCGGTGTCGTCTCCGTCCTGATGGCCGACGACGGTCCCCACCAGGGCGAGCTGGCCCAGCAGGGCATCGGGCGGCTGCAGGCCGAGCACCTGCTGGACGCCGGGCACCGGTCGATCGGTTACGCCTGGCCCACCGACGAGCGGCTGCTCGGGTTCGCCGAGCCCCGGTTGGCCGGGGTTCGGGCGGGCTGTGCCACCCGAGGGGCGGCCGAGCCGATGACCCTGGAGCTGACCGGTTCCGACGACGGGGCCAGGGTGGCCGTCCGGGCCTGGCGCGCCGCCGGGGTCACCGCCGTGTGCGCCTACAACGACGAGGTCGCCTTCCAGCTGCTCACCGCGGCCCGGGCCGAGAACCTCCACGTACCGGGGGATCTCGCGGTCATCGGGGTGGACGACATCCCGCTGGCCCGGCACGCGGCCCCGCCGCTGACCTCGGTGGCCACCGACCAGCAGGCGGTGGCGGAGTACACCGCGGAGGCCATCGCCCGCGCGCTGGACGGCGGGGCCGCCCCCCGCCCGCCGGGCCCGGGCGTCATCACCGTCGTGGTGCGCGAATCGGCCTGA
- a CDS encoding LLM class flavin-dependent oxidoreductase has translation MKKIGFLSFGHWTDSPQSQTRTASDVLLQSIDLAVAAEELGADGAYYRVHHFANMIASPFPLLAAVGARTSRIEIGTGVIDMRYENPLYMAEDAGSADLISGGRLQLGISRGSPEQVQDGFRYFGYQPEGDDHAAMAREHTSVLMEVLKGDGFAQPNPRPMFPNPPGLLRLEPHSPGLRDRIWWGAGTRATAEWAAQQGMNLMSSTLLSEDTGVPFHQLQAEQILRFRKAWADAGHDREPRVSVSRSIFPIVNDLDRAYFGREGGSGDEVGYLDGGKARFGKTYAGEPEKLIRQLAEDEAIAAADTLLITIPNQLGVDYCAHQLEALLTQVAPELGWR, from the coding sequence ATGAAGAAGATCGGGTTCCTGTCGTTCGGACACTGGACCGACTCGCCACAGTCGCAGACGCGTACCGCCTCCGACGTGCTGCTGCAGTCGATCGACCTCGCGGTCGCCGCCGAGGAGCTGGGCGCGGACGGCGCCTACTACCGGGTGCACCACTTCGCCAACATGATCGCCTCGCCCTTCCCGCTGCTCGCAGCGGTCGGCGCCCGCACCAGCCGCATCGAGATCGGCACCGGCGTCATCGACATGCGGTACGAGAACCCGCTGTACATGGCCGAGGACGCGGGCTCGGCCGACCTCATCTCCGGCGGGCGCCTGCAGCTCGGCATCAGCCGGGGATCACCCGAGCAGGTACAGGACGGCTTCCGCTACTTCGGGTACCAGCCGGAGGGTGACGACCACGCCGCCATGGCCCGCGAGCACACCTCCGTGCTGATGGAGGTGCTCAAGGGTGACGGGTTCGCCCAGCCCAACCCGCGGCCGATGTTCCCCAACCCGCCCGGGCTGCTGCGGCTCGAGCCGCACTCCCCCGGTCTGCGGGACCGGATCTGGTGGGGCGCCGGCACCCGGGCCACCGCCGAGTGGGCCGCCCAGCAGGGCATGAACCTGATGAGCTCCACCCTGCTCAGCGAGGACACCGGGGTGCCCTTCCACCAGCTGCAGGCCGAACAGATCCTGCGCTTCCGCAAGGCGTGGGCCGACGCCGGCCACGACCGCGAGCCGCGAGTCTCGGTCAGCCGCAGCATCTTCCCGATCGTCAACGACCTCGACCGCGCGTACTTCGGTCGCGAGGGCGGCAGCGGTGACGAGGTCGGCTATCTCGACGGCGGCAAGGCCCGCTTCGGCAAGACCTACGCGGGCGAACCGGAGAAGCTCATCCGCCAGCTGGCCGAGGACGAGGCCATCGCCGCGGCCGACACCCTGCTGATCACCATCCCCAACCAGCTCGGCGTGGACTACTGCGCCCACCAGCTGGAGGCGCTGCTCACCCAGGTGGCACCGGAGCTCGGCTGGCGCTGA
- a CDS encoding putative bifunctional diguanylate cyclase/phosphodiesterase has translation MTGRVDLDDLVSSVATDLMGITAASLHDASQRLLHQLVDYFEVDVSFLRRNDHDLGATILVAEWPPRQEDPADDPLAVVHFATADPTFAALATLSSVLVVRPSPESDEYQERIRQASGIPAVSLATVPLRDHEITTGTLGFVKYGDRAWATEEINALRAVAALLAQLQARVRAEERLRHMAYHDELTGLATRRALTDHLAERLTADAPGPVPLIVIDVDRLKALNSFLGYAAGDRFLATLADRLRSVSPPDHVLGRLGGDEFVAIMGGRGGHPPTVEDALAYAETLRRAAGEPIQVGGEEICRAVSIGLAFGDPGGTVSELMNQADQAMLQAKSHGGNEVVVFTDEMRRQNELRTDVELHLVTAVRNGDLLLHYQPEIDLLTGTITAVEALVRWPHPTLGLLPPGVFIDVVETTNLAGELGRWVLRTGCRQLRAWHALDPDGPPLGLSVNVTPAELITRDFASTVAGILTDTDLDGRHLTLEITETAIVRDTRQALSTLRDLKDIGVKVAIDDFGTGYSSLAQLKALPVDGLKIDRGFVHSLGQDAGDLAIVRAIVALADSFGLAVVAEGVETELAARTLVDLGCTRAQGYLYAKPCGAAELETMLAMQRFAGR, from the coding sequence GTGACCGGGCGGGTCGATCTCGACGACCTGGTGTCGTCAGTGGCCACGGATCTGATGGGCATCACCGCGGCCTCCCTGCACGACGCGTCCCAGCGGTTGCTGCACCAGCTCGTCGACTACTTCGAGGTCGACGTCAGTTTCCTGCGGCGCAACGACCACGACCTGGGCGCGACGATCCTGGTGGCCGAATGGCCGCCGCGTCAGGAGGACCCGGCCGACGATCCCCTGGCCGTCGTGCATTTCGCCACCGCGGACCCGACGTTCGCCGCGTTGGCGACGTTGTCGTCGGTGCTCGTGGTACGCCCCAGTCCGGAGAGCGATGAGTACCAGGAGCGCATCCGGCAGGCCTCCGGCATCCCAGCCGTCTCCCTGGCCACGGTGCCGCTGCGGGACCACGAGATCACCACCGGCACGCTGGGGTTCGTCAAGTACGGGGACCGCGCCTGGGCCACGGAGGAGATCAACGCACTGCGCGCGGTGGCCGCCCTGTTGGCCCAGTTGCAGGCCCGGGTCCGGGCCGAGGAACGCCTGCGGCACATGGCCTACCACGACGAACTGACCGGCCTGGCGACTCGCCGGGCACTGACCGACCACCTCGCCGAACGGCTCACCGCCGACGCCCCCGGCCCGGTTCCGCTCATCGTCATCGACGTCGATCGCCTCAAGGCGCTGAACAGTTTCCTGGGGTACGCCGCCGGCGACCGGTTCCTGGCCACGCTCGCGGACCGCCTGCGCAGCGTCTCCCCACCGGACCACGTCCTGGGTCGGCTGGGTGGCGACGAGTTCGTGGCCATCATGGGCGGTAGGGGCGGCCACCCGCCCACCGTCGAGGACGCACTGGCCTACGCGGAAACCCTGCGTCGGGCGGCCGGTGAACCCATCCAGGTGGGCGGGGAGGAGATCTGCCGGGCCGTCAGCATCGGACTGGCGTTCGGCGACCCGGGCGGCACCGTCTCCGAGCTGATGAACCAGGCGGATCAGGCCATGCTGCAGGCGAAGTCGCACGGCGGCAACGAGGTGGTGGTCTTCACCGACGAGATGCGCCGGCAGAACGAGCTGCGCACCGACGTCGAGCTGCACCTCGTCACCGCCGTCCGCAACGGAGACCTGCTGCTGCACTACCAACCCGAGATCGACCTGCTGACCGGCACGATCACCGCTGTCGAGGCCCTGGTCCGCTGGCCGCACCCGACCCTGGGTCTGCTCCCGCCCGGGGTGTTCATCGACGTGGTGGAGACGACCAACCTGGCGGGCGAACTCGGCCGGTGGGTCCTGCGGACCGGGTGCCGGCAGCTGCGGGCCTGGCATGCGCTCGACCCGGACGGCCCGCCGCTGGGCCTGAGCGTCAACGTCACCCCGGCCGAACTGATCACCCGGGACTTCGCGTCGACGGTGGCCGGGATCCTCACCGACACCGATCTGGACGGCCGGCACCTGACCCTGGAGATCACCGAGACGGCGATCGTCCGCGACACGCGGCAGGCCCTGTCGACGCTGCGCGACCTGAAGGACATCGGCGTCAAGGTGGCCATCGACGACTTCGGCACCGGGTACAGCTCATTGGCGCAGCTCAAGGCCCTCCCGGTGGACGGGCTGAAGATCGACCGGGGGTTCGTGCACAGCCTCGGTCAGGACGCGGGGGACCTGGCCATCGTCCGGGCCATCGTCGCCCTGGCCGACTCGTTCGGCCTGGCCGTCGTCGCCGAGGGGGTGGAGACCGAACTGGCCGCCAGGACCCTGGTCGACCTGGGCTGCACCCGGGCGCAGGGCTACCTCTACGCCAAGCCCTGCGGTGCCGCCGAGCTGGAGACCATGCTGGCCATGCAACGGTTCGCCGGCCGCTGA
- a CDS encoding nuclear transport factor 2 family protein, producing MLQDVFNQPDEERRATAIAGIFSEDVVFRDAEGTATGRNELAATVAGLLAQGPGLVFTPDGPYRGVADLGMRSWQLGPPGGATILGGLDVAQVADGRIVRLWTILGA from the coding sequence ATGCTCCAGGACGTGTTCAACCAGCCCGACGAGGAGCGCCGGGCCACGGCCATCGCCGGCATCTTCAGCGAGGACGTGGTCTTCCGCGACGCCGAGGGCACCGCGACCGGCCGAAACGAGTTGGCCGCGACGGTCGCCGGTCTGCTCGCCCAGGGGCCCGGACTGGTCTTCACCCCGGACGGGCCGTACCGCGGCGTGGCCGATCTGGGCATGCGCTCGTGGCAGCTCGGTCCGCCGGGCGGCGCAACGATCCTGGGTGGGCTGGACGTCGCCCAGGTGGCCGACGGGCGGATCGTGCGGCTCTGGACGATTCTCGGCGCGTGA
- a CDS encoding VOC family protein, with amino-acid sequence MPSQPATEIYLNLPVAELERAQTFYRALGFEIDERFTDENASMVKISDTIYLMLLVKPFFQQFTDAEIADTATTVGGIYCISAPDRAAVYELQRTALAAGAGPSKADLEDGPMYSKSFRDLDGHHWEVLAAESAAPAGSTGSTESTGSSAA; translated from the coding sequence GTGCCCAGCCAGCCCGCCACCGAGATCTACCTCAACCTCCCCGTCGCCGAGCTGGAGCGCGCCCAGACGTTCTACCGCGCCCTGGGTTTCGAGATCGACGAACGCTTCACCGACGAGAACGCCAGCATGGTCAAGATCAGCGACACCATCTACCTGATGCTCCTGGTCAAGCCGTTCTTCCAGCAGTTCACCGACGCCGAGATCGCTGACACCGCGACCACCGTCGGCGGCATCTACTGCATCTCGGCCCCGGATCGGGCGGCCGTCTACGAGCTGCAGCGCACGGCCCTGGCCGCCGGCGCCGGACCGTCCAAGGCCGATCTGGAGGACGGGCCGATGTACTCCAAGAGCTTCCGCGACCTGGACGGGCACCACTGGGAGGTGCTCGCCGCGGAATCCGCCGCACCCGCAGGGTCCACCGGGTCCACGGAGTCCACCGGGTCGTCCGCGGCCTGA